One window from the genome of Amaranthus tricolor cultivar Red isolate AtriRed21 chromosome 9, ASM2621246v1, whole genome shotgun sequence encodes:
- the LOC130824255 gene encoding NEP1-interacting protein-like 1 yields MNFHWRSFICSSHLNFVCRKVVHLFESMQIRDFVFGFGFQLALKLLKKVALAIGTITFAFGGVIIGSIAGAIKGHTTESGLCRGAAIGVMSGAILALELLDSLFNGHFLSKVALFGSIFDGKAFREWVSPAVLKAYQWQTSMNEGIEDGSDLYNVVEIRGVSLELIRKLPVFKFRPNSSSKSHLPISHTQVCCTICLQDLVEGEKARQLPGCQHLFHMLCIDEWLARSTSCPVCRKIVDSPGDL; encoded by the exons ATGAATTTTCATTGGAgaagttttatttgttcttctcatttgaattttgtttgtaGAAAGGTTGTTCATTTATTTGAAAGCATGCAAATTAGAGATTTTgtatttggatttggatttcAATTAGCTTTGAAATTGTTGAAGAAAGTTGCTTTAGCAATTGGTACCATCACTTTTGCAtttg GAGGGGTGATAATAGGAAGCATAGCAGGAGCCATAAAAGGGCATACAACTGAATCAGGCTTATGTAGAGGTGCTGCAATTGGGGTCATGTCTGGTGCCATTCTTGCTCTTGAATTGCTTGATTCACTCTTTAATGGTCATTTTTTATCCAAG GTTGCTCTTTTTGGAAGCATTTTCGATGGGAAAGCCTTTAGAGAATGGGTCAGCCCTGCAGTTCTCAAGGCTTACCAATGGCAA aCAAGTATGAATGAAGGCATTGAAGATGGATCAGACTTGTACAACGTGGTTGAAATTCGTGGGGTTTCCCTTGAGCTCATCAGAAAGCTCCCAGTCTTCAAATTTCGACctaattcatcatcaaaatctCATCTTCCAATTTCGCATACTCAAGTTTGTTGCACCATTTGTTTACAG GATCTTGTTGAGGGCGAAAAGGCAAGACAGCTGCCCGGGTGTCAACACTTATTTCATATGTTGTGCATTGATGAATGGCTTGCGCGAAGTACATCATGTCCAGTTTGTAGAAAGATCGTTGATTCTCCGGGTGATCTCTAG
- the LOC130823668 gene encoding heat shock 70 kDa protein 16, with the protein MSVVGFDIGNENCVVAAVIQRGIDVLLNEESKRETPGVVSFGEKQRLFGSAAVASATMNPTSTIYQVKRLLGRRFDHPKVQDDLRLFPFGTSEGPDGGILIHVQYLGEQHNFTPVQLLAMLFSHLKQTAEKSLEAPFKDCVIGIPSYFTNLQRCLYLDAAAIAGLKPIRLLHDCTATALGYGIYKTDFSDKGPSYAAFVDIGHSDTQVAVVAFAPGHMKVLSHASDSNLGGRDFDEVLFRHFAGLFKQNYNIDIYSSRRACIRLRLACEKLKKVLSANLEAPLNIECLMDEKDVKGFITRDEFEKLSSDLLKGIAEPCQKALIDSGVAVEKIQSVELVGSGSRIPAITRVLSSVFGKEPSRKLNASECVARGCALQCAMFSPNFRVKDYQVEDSQPFSIGFCLLEDGPIHALPNGVLFPKGHSIPSEKVLTMCKSSEFQMEAFYVDEHELPPGVSPKISIFKIGPFPVADTESANVKVKAVLTLDGTVTLQSAFLVGGSVDEPVMRSNPDISSGSMEAEFENQSPDAEISAVDKHFASKPFSASYNHNRKDKTMARLALPIDECVLGRTTDTEFLKATEAALADQDYKVEQAKEKKNTLESYVYETRNKILSTYKDYTSEPEKAAICEKLQQTEDWLYEDGVDESAHVYADRLHDLKKLVDPIKYRYKENESWQHAVNTAVDTIKECQIAARSLTDNEKETVLAECTNLEQWLRGATQEHDLQPKYDDPVICSRDIEESAKKLREFCRHKLNAKGYHGGSDDNAYSDHKSKGDDMQVD; encoded by the exons ATGAGTGTTGTTGGGTTTGATATTGGAAATGAGAATTGTGTTGTTGCTGCTGTGATACAAAGGGGGATTGATGTGTTGTTAAATGAGGAATCGAAAAGGGAGACACCAGGTGTGGTATCATTTGGGGAGAAGCAGAGGTTATTTGGTTCTGCAGCTGTTGCTTCTGCGACTATGAATCCTACATCTACTATCTATCAGGTGAAAAGACTGTTAGGTCGGAGATTCGATCATCCTAAGGTTCAAGATGATTTAAGGTTGTTCCCCTTTGGGACTTCTGAGGGTCCTGATGGTGGTATTTTGATTCATGTACAATATTTAGGGGAGCAACATAATTTTACTCCTGTGCAACTGTTGGCAATGCTTTTTTCACATTTGAAGCAGACAGCCGAGAAAAGTTTGGAAGCACCTTTTAAAGATTGTGTGATTGGAATACCCTCTTACTTTACTAATTTGCAGCGGTGCCTTTATCTGGATGCTGCTGCTATTGCAGGTCTTAAGCCTATAAGGTTGCTGCATGATTGCACAGCTACTGCCCTCGGTTATGGGATTTACAAGACAGACTTCTCTGACAAGGGCCCATCCTATGCTGCCTTTGTTGATATTGGACATTCTGATACTCAAGTTGCAGTTGTTGCGTTTGCACCTGGACACATGAAAGTACTTTCTCATGCCTCTGACAGTAACTTAGGGGGTCGAGACTTTGATGAGGTGCTCTTTCGTCACTTTGCAGGGCTATTTAAGCAGAACTATAACATTGATATTTATTCTAGTCGCCGAGCTTGCATTCGGCTCCGGTTAGCTTGTGAGAAATTGAAGAAGGTCTTGAGTGCAAACCTTGAAGCACCGCTTAACATTGAGTGCTTGATGGATGAGAAAGACGTGAAAGGCTTTATTACAAGGGATGAATTTGAAAAGCTCTCGTCAGATCTTTTGAAGGGGATAGCTGAACCATGTCAAAAAGCTCTGATAGATTCTGGTGTCGCAGTTGAGAAGATTCAGTCTGTTGAGCTTGTTGGTTCAGGATCGCGAATACCAGCCATTACCAGAGTTCTGTCATCAGTTTTTGGAAAAGAACCTAGTCGCAAGCTAAATGCCAGTGAATGTGTTGCTCGTGGTTGTGCACTGCAATGTGCTATGTTTAGTCCAAACTTTCGCGTGAAAGATTACCAG GTGGAGGATTCTCAACCATTCTCCATAGGTTTTTGTTTACTTGAGGATGGCCCCATACATGCACTTCCAAATGGTGTATTATTTCCTAAAGGTCACTCAATTCCTAGCGAAAAGGTGCTTACAATGTGTAAAAGCAGTGAATTTCAAATGGAAGCCTTCTATGTTGATGAACATGAATTACCTCCAGGTGTATCTCCAAAAATCAGCATTTTTAAG ATTGGTCCTTTTCCGGTGGCTGATACTGAAAGTGCTAATGTGAAGGTGAAAGCTGTTCTCACTCTAGATGGGACAGTCACTTTACAATCTGCCTTT CTTGTAGGGGGCTCTGTAGACGAACCAGTTATGAGAAGCAACCCAGACATATCCTCGGGATCGATGGAAGCAGAATTTGAGAATCAATCTCCCGATGCAGAAATCAGTGCTGTAGATAAGCATTTTGCATCCAAGCCATTTTCAGCATCCTAT aaTCACAATAGGAAGGATAAAACCATGGCTCGGTTGGCATTACCAATTGATGAGTGTGTATTAGGTCGCACAACTGATACAGAATTTCTAAAAGCTACAGAAGCTGCACTAGCCGATCAGGACTACAAGGTTGAGCAAGCCAAAGAGAAGAAAAACACCCTTGAGTCTTATGTGTATGAAACTCGCAATAAG ATTTTGAGTACATACAAGGATTATACTTCAGAGCCAGAAAAGGCAGCCATCTGTGAGAAGCTACAGCAGACCGAGGACTGGCTTTACGAGGATGGAGTTGATGAATCTGCACATGTTTATGCTGACAGGCTGCACGATCTTAAAAAG TTGGTGGATCCAATCAAATACCGCTATAAGGAAAACGAGAGCTGGCAACATGCAGTGAATACTGCGGTTGACACGATAAAAGAATGTCAGATAGCTGCACGATCACTTACAGACAATGAAAAAGAAACT GTTCTAGCTGAATGCACTAATTTGGAACAGTGGCTGAGAGGCGCAACTCAAGAGCACGATTTGCAGCCCAAATATGATGATCCAGTGATATGCTCAAGAGACATtgaagaaagtgcaaaaaaattaCGAGA GTTTTGCAGGCACAAATTAAATGCAAAAGGTTATCATGGTGGATCAGACGATAACGCATACTCAGATCACAAGAGCAAAGGAGATGACATGCAAGTAGATTAA
- the LOC130823669 gene encoding uncharacterized protein LOC130823669: MANLFKRKNNNMSYAYTKIEKEDPEERNHREAQFLIYKTLKQADQVIIRRSSSSSKSSCWLRLRISKLKVKIGKRLFKLKKTMLSNMAKTKMCVYKQLLGHLKTIKSLFRVGNGGGGSTSAVIDNLPQLLIN; the protein is encoded by the coding sequence ATGGCAAATTTattcaagagaaaaaataataatatgagcTATGCTTACACAAAGATAGAGAAAGAAGACCCAGAAGAAAGAAACCACAGGGAAGCACAATTTTTAATCTACAAGACATTAAAACAAGCTGATCAAGTAATTATAAggagatcatcatcatcatctaaaTCTTCTTGCTGGTTAAGATTAAGAATAAGCAAATTGAAAGTTAAAATTGGTAAGAGACTTTTCAAGTTAAAGAAGACTATGTTGTCTAACATGGCTAAGACTAAAATGTGTGTTTATAAACAACTTTTAGGTCATCTTAAGACAATTAAGAGCTTGTTCCGAGTTGGTAATGGCGGCGGTGGCTCGACCTCCGCCGTCATTGACAACCTTCCTCAGCTTTTGATCAATTGA
- the LOC130823928 gene encoding polyadenylate-binding protein RBP45-like produces MMQPGQQQQGAGVAPPPMDQQHYQQQPWTTQQQVWSQPQYQNQPQVPATNADEVRTLWIGDLQYWMDENYIHTCFAPTGELLNVKIIRNKQTGQSEGYGFIEFSSRASAERILQTYNNTLMPNVEQNYRLNWAAYGSGEKRGEDVSDYTIFVGDLASDVTDYTLQETFKVHYPSVKGAKVVIDKLTGRTKGYGFVRFGDESEQQRAMSEMNGMMCSGRAMRIGAAANKKSVDGTASYQNTQGIQNDSDPNNTTIFVGNLDSNVTNEHLRQTFSSYGELVHVKIPVGKQCGFVQFTTRSCAEEALKALNGVQIGGRNVRLSWGLSPNNRQSQPDQNQWNNAAAYYGYPQGYDSYGYVSAPQDPNMYYGGYPGYGGYGMPQQAQMPVQQQ; encoded by the exons ATGATGCAACCAGGACAACAACAACAAGGTGCTGGGGTTGCTCCACCTCCCATGGATCAACAACACTATCAACAACAACCTTGGACGACGCAACAACAGGTTTGGTCTCAACCACAGTATCAAAATCAACCACAAGTTCCTGCGACGAACGCTGATGAAGTTCGTACACTTTGGATCGGAGATTTGCAGTATTGGATGGATGAGAATTATATACATACTTGTTTTGCTCCTACTGGCGag CTTCTCAATGTTAAAATCATCCGTAATAAGCAGACCGGCCAGTCTGAGGGCTATGGATTTATAGAGTTCTCTTCTCGTGCATCTGCTGAAAGAATTTTGCAAACGTACAATAATACATTGATGCCAAATGTTGAGCAAAATTACAGATTAAATTGGGCGGCCTATGGTTCTGGTGAGAAAAGGGGAGAGGATGTTTCTGATTATACTATTTTTGTCGGAGATTTAGCTTCAGATGTTACTGATTACACCTTACAAGAGACTTTTAAAGTTCACTATCCGTCTGTGAAAGGTGCCAAAGTTGTGATAGATAAGCTTACTGGTAGGACAAAGGGTTATGGATTTGTTCGTTTTGGAGATGAAAGTGAACAACAACGTGCCATGTCAGAGATGAATGGTATGATGTGCTCAGGCCGTGCAATGCGTATTGGAGCAGCTGCTAACAAGAAAAGTGTTGATGGAACAG CTTCATACCAGAATACTCAGGGAATTCAGAATGACAGTGATCCCAATAATACCACT ATTTTTGTTGGAAATTTAGATTCCAATGTGACAAATGAACATTTGAGACAAACATTCAGTTCGTATGGAGAATTGGTTCATGTAAAAATACCAGTGGGCAAACAATGCGGGTTTGTTCAATTCACTACCAG GAGTTGTGCTGAGGAGGCCTTGAAGGCATTGAATGGGGTACAAATAGGTGGGCGAAATGTTAGACTTTCTTGGGGTCTTAGTCCTAACAACAGACAA TCACAACCTGATCAGAACCAGTGGAATAATGCTGCTGCTTATTATGGATATCCTCAAGGATATGATTCCTATGGATATGTATCTGCTCCTCAGGACCCCAATATGTACTATGGTGGTTATCCTGGATATGGCGGGTACGGAATGCCTCAGCAGGCTCAGATGCCAGTGCAACAACAG TAA